A segment of the Bacteroidales bacterium WCE2008 genome:
TGATCAGTTTCCCGGAAACCGTCGAGGAGTTCCTCGACATGATTAAAGAAAATGGATAAACTCTCTGTACGCGAATATCTCGCAGGAGATCTCGCCAGGGTCAATGGCCTGATGCGCGAATCCCTCTCCAGCGACATAGAACTGCTTGACAAGACGAATGATGCTATAATGCAGAATTCCGGCAAGCAGCTCAGGCCGATTCTCGCCTTGCTTGTGGCAAAGGCCTGCGGTTCGCTTACGGATGACTCAATAAGATTCGCCGCCGCGACCGAACTGCTTCACAACGCGACTCTTCTCCATGATGACGTCGCAGACAACAGCCCTACCCGCAGAGGGGCCCCTACGACAATGTCTATCCTCGGATCCAGGGCTTCGGTGCTTCTTGGTGACTACTGGCTCGTGAAGGCGGTAGACAGGATATTGCAGGCTGAACATGAGTCCGGCACTGTCGTCAGGCTGTTCGCCAGGACTCTTTCGGATCTTGCGGAAGGAGAGATGCTCCAGCTGCAGAAGGCTGTTTCCGGCGATACCGACGAGAACGACTATCTCAGAATCATCTACAACAAGACCGCATCATTGTTCGTGGTTGCGGCCGAAGCTGCGGCAATATCAGTCAAGGCACCTGCAGAATATATGGAAGCGGTCGGCAGATATGCCAAAGCCCTGGGGCTCGCCTTCCAGATAAAAGACGACATCTTCGACTACCAGGACAACGCATCCACCGGAAAGCCTTCCGGCCAGGACCTGCAGGAGCGCAAGATAACCTTGCCTC
Coding sequences within it:
- a CDS encoding octaprenyl-diphosphate synthase, with product MDKLSVREYLAGDLARVNGLMRESLSSDIELLDKTNDAIMQNSGKQLRPILALLVAKACGSLTDDSIRFAAATELLHNATLLHDDVADNSPTRRGAPTTMSILGSRASVLLGDYWLVKAVDRILQAEHESGTVVRLFARTLSDLAEGEMLQLQKAVSGDTDENDYLRIIYNKTASLFVVAAEAAAISVKAPAEYMEAVGRYAKALGLAFQIKDDIFDYQDNASTGKPSGQDLQERKITLPLLGALGNVPEAKAGEVRKMVSGILAHPEYQPQIVEFVKRNGGIAYAQKRLEDFLAEARAALSVLPDSIDKEYLMVLTDFVSKRKS